The following coding sequences are from one Dermacentor silvarum isolate Dsil-2018 chromosome 4, BIME_Dsil_1.4, whole genome shotgun sequence window:
- the LOC119449126 gene encoding piggyBac transposable element-derived protein 4-like, with protein MNCLHLTDLTKEKKKGEEGYDRLARVRPLILALNESFKRQYTPSAHQAIDESMIRFKGRSSLKQYLPMKPIKRGYKVWCRADSQTGYLIEFQVYEGKGADRPANVGLGEHVVLSLIDGVEAGTQLYFDNFFTSTRLMEALKEKNILAAGTVRPNRKDLPDEIKRDNKLQKGQYIWRAKGCITAYQWRDTKNVHVLSNFHHPSGTEDVVRKLSNGSSISVQCPKAVSDYNTWMGGVDKFDQRRNAYPVDRRSKKSWYRIFYFLLDAAIVNAFLQMKAVSEMSYLWFRLVLGRQLINGQTFKGSSNRPYRNNKKGAKHGQKMVGVADEVRFLGAGHHPQKIAKRRWCRWCSTAKKEARTNLLCSVCNVPLCSTCFGPFHAGRM; from the coding sequence ATGAACTGTTTGCACCTCACCGACCTaaccaaggaaaaaaagaaaggtgaagaAGGGTACGACAGATTGGCAAGAGTGCGTCCTCTCATCCTTGCACTGAATGAAAGTTTCAAGAGACAATACACTCCATCAGCGCACCAAGCCATTGATGAGAGTATGATACGATTCAAAGGCCGGTCCTCACTGAAACAGTACCTTCCAATGAAACCTATCAAGCGGGGATACAAGGTGTGGTGCAGAGCCGACTCCCAGACAGGTTACCTGATTGAATTTCAGGTCTACGAAGGTAAAGGTGCAGACCGACCTGCAAACGTAGGTCTCGGTGAGCATGTTGTGCTCTCCCTCATTGACGGAGTAGAGGCTGGCACGCAGCTATATTTCGATAACTTTTTCACGTCCACACGCCTAATggaggccttgaaagaaaagaACATTTTGGCCGCAGGAACGGTTCGCCCAAACCGCAAGGACTTACCTGACGAAATCAAACGGGATAACAAGCTACAGAAGGGACAGTATATCTGGCGGGCGAAAGGGTGCATCACAGCTTATCAGTGGCGGGACACGAAAAACGTACATGTGCTGTCCAACTTTCATCACCCCAGCGGCACTGAGGACGTTGTTCGAAAGCTTTCTAATGGCTCATCCATATCCGTCCAGTGCCCAAAAGCAGTCTCCGACTACAATACCTGGATGGGCGGAGTCGACAAGTTTGACCAAAGAAGGAACGCATACCCGGTGGATCGACGATCTAAGAAGTCGTGGTACAGAATTTTTTACTTCCTGCTGGACGCAGCAATAGTAAATGCTTTTCTTCAAATGAAAGCAGTCAGTGAAATGAGCTACCTTTGGTTCCGGCTCGTCCTTGGTCGCCAGCTGATAAACGGGCAAACATTCAAAGGGTCCAGCAATCGCCCGTATCGAAACAACAAAAAAGGTGCCAAACATGGCCAGAAAATGGTAGGCGTTGCTGATGAAGTCCGATTTCTGGGAGCTGGACATCACCCTCAGAAGATTGCAAAAAGGAGGTGGTGTCGTTGGTGCTCGACTGCCAAGAAAGAAGCGCGCACCAACCTTCTGTGTTCTGTGTGCAATGTGCCCCTTTGTTCAACGTGTTTTGGACCTTTTCATGCCGGCCGAATGTAA